A single region of the Polyodon spathula isolate WHYD16114869_AA chromosome 12, ASM1765450v1, whole genome shotgun sequence genome encodes:
- the LOC121324114 gene encoding tripeptidyl-peptidase 1-like, with translation MFTMRSLLPTLLFLLSCPVRCIYLESDQNTSIPEGWSNAGRVAASDQVQLTFALKQRNVRELRELLGRVSDPDSPQYGKYLSLEQLSSLVQPSELTQKVVWRWLESHGVQDCHSVETQDFLQCAMPARVAEKLLPGCEFSRYANGHQSLVRSPVPYGLPDELSEHLDFVGGVHRFPDSKMALRRTWANGKKRKAEFHLGVSPSILRQRYNLTVSDVGSSQNNSQAVAQFLEQYFHPADLAEFMKLFGRGFKNLPKVERVVGKQGCGKAGLEASLDVEYIMSTGANIPTWVFTNPGRHESQEPFLQWLLLLSNMSAVPWVHTISYGDDEDSLSQAYMQRINVEFMKAGVRGVTLLFASGDSGAGCMKDGKGGNTFRPSFPASSPYVTTVGGTSFKNPFQVTYEVTDYISGGGFSNVFEMPDYQVNAVNSYLKGMKALPPKTYFNSSGRAYPDVAALSDNYWVVTNRIPIPFVSGTSASTPVFGGILSLINDHRFLKSLPALGFLNPRLYKLQGSASSALFDVTEGCHLSCLDEQVQGQGFCAAPSWDPVTGWGTPNYPHLLTALGD, from the exons GCTTCCAACCCTGCTGTTTCTCTTGAGCTGCCCTGTCAGATGCATATACCTGGAGTCTGACCAGAACACCTC CATCCCTGAGGGCTGGAGCAATGCTGGGCGTGTGGCAGCTTCTGATCAGGTTCAGCTGACCTTCGCACTTAAACAGCGGAATGTGAGAGAACTGAGAGAGCTGCTGGGCCGGGTATCGGACCCGGATTCCCCTCAGTACG GTAAGTACCTGTCCCTGGAGCAGCTCTCCTCCCTGGTCCAGCCCTCGGAACTGACCCAGAAGGTGGTGTGGAGGTGGCTGGAGAGCCATGGAGTGCAGGACTGCCACAGCGTGGAGACCCAGGACTTCTTGCAGTGTGCCATGCCAGCCCG CGTGGCGGAGAAGCTGCTGCCCGGCTGTGAGTTCAGCCGCTATGCGAACGGGCATCAGTCACTGGTGAGGTCGCCAGTCCCATACGGGCTGCCTGACGAGCTGTCTGAACACCTGGACTTCG TGGGAGGAGTCCACCGATTCCCAGACTCGAAGATGGCCCTGAGGCGTACTTGGGCCAATGGGAAGAAGCGGAAGGCAGAGTTTCACCTGGGGGTGTCACCCTCCATCCTCAGGCAGCGCTACAACCTGACAGTCAGCGACGTGGGCTCCTCCCAGAACAACAGCCAGGCCGTCGCTCAG tTCCTGGAGCAGTACTTCCACCCTGCAGACCTGGCAGAGTTCATGAAGTTGTTTGGGAGAGGATTCAAGAACCTGCCCAAAGTGGAGAGGGTCGTGGGCAAGCAAGGGTGTGGGAAGGCAGGGCTCGAGGCGAGCCTGGACGTGGAGTACATCATGAGCACTGGCGCCAACATCCCCACCTGGGTCTTCACCAATCCAG GCAGGCATGAGTCCCAGGAGCCGTTCCTGCAGTGGCTGCTGCTGCTTAGCAACATGTCTGCGGTGCCCTGGGTGCACACCATCAGCTACGGGGATGACGAGGACAGCCTGTCCCAGGCCTACATGCAGAGGATCAACGTGGAGTTCATGAAGGCCGGCGTGCGCGGGGTCACCCTGCTCTTCGCTTCAG GTGACAGTGGTGCCGGCTGCATGAAAGATGGCAAAGGGGGTAACACTTTCAGACCCAGTTTTCCAGCCTCCAG TCCCTACGTGACCACAGTGGGCGGGACATCCTTCAAGAACCCCTTCCAGGTCACTTACGAGGTGACGGACTACATCAGTGGCGGCGGGTTCAGCAACGTGTTTGAGATGCCCGATTACCAG GTAAATGCTGTGAACTCGTACCTCAAAGGAATGAAGGCTCTTCCTCCCAAGACCTACTTCAACAGCAGCGGGCGAGCTTATCCAGACGTGGCAGCTTTGTCTGATAACTACTGGGTGGTCACCAACAGAATCCCCATCCCGTTTGTGTCTGGCACTTCG GCCTCGACTCCGGTGTTCGGAGGGATCCTGTCCTTGATTAACGATCACCGTTTCCTCAAATCTCTTCCGGCTCTGGGGTTTCTGAACCCGCGCCTCTACAAGCTGCAGGGAAGCGCCAGCAGTGCCCTCTTCGAT GTGACAGAAGGATGCCACCTGAGCTGCCTGGACGAGCAGGTCCAAGGACAGGGGTTCTGCGCCGCTCCGTCCTGGGACCCTGTCACAGGCTGGGGGACCCCAAACTACCCCCACCTCTTGACTGCTCTTGGAGACTGA